The Musa acuminata AAA Group cultivar baxijiao chromosome BXJ3-6, Cavendish_Baxijiao_AAA, whole genome shotgun sequence region AGTAGTATTATTTCAACATATTCATATTTTTTCTCTCAGTGTCCTTTCCAATTCAAGGCAGCACATTTCATCAAATATAGCATCTCTGCTAATTATAATTTTCTTGCTTGTTATTTAAACTATAAAACTGTAGCCTTTAGACTGTGAtgcataataaaaaaagatacaCTTCTCACTTGCTTCATCTAACATTTGTCTTGTCTCTTTTAGATCTTGAGCATTTAACAAGCTCTGATACTAGATGATAAATAATATTGGATTTGTGAGACATATATTAGGTTTGATTTCTaagaggagaggagaaaagaGACATAATATGTAATTATTCTCATTGAATCTAAAATTACAACAACCTTCTGAATGTTTTCTTCCATAATCCTACTACTTTAAAACCCTAACTAATACTTAGTTTATGTGACTGATTGAACTGATCAATGATAAGGGACCAGATATATTTCCATGTGAACAAAAGAATACAGCTGCTCAATCCAATTAATTTTCACTCACATCACTTAATTAGAATCATCAAGGGGGTTTTATCAGGAGCATAAGATGGTTGACAGTGGCATGGTCCTCCCCTTTTAGTTAATGCTAATGAGTGTTGACTGTTGAACCTTTATGTCCTTCCAATTGTCATTGTCATGTACTCTTATATACCTTACTGATGGCAGTGCTCCAATAAAGtatgttttgagaagtttaagtgAATGACAATAATTGTGGACACAATCAAGTGCAAGTTATCAATTAGTTTCTTCTATTACATGTATCCTTCTATAGGATAAACAAAAGAATTATGTCAAAGACAGGATCTTTAACCCAATTAATCATTTCTAagtattgacttgatttcctgttTCTCTCTTTTCTGGAAGAAGGATTTTGCTATGCTAAATATTGCACATAAAGTAAAGACTAAACAtcatttctatccaaattttggaATAGATAAAGAGGCAGCAAAAAGTTTTCCCATCAGTTAAATGCTGCAGAACTAATATGATAGGCTCCCTGCTCAAAGAGATCCACCATGGTCCAATCTTTTGATGACATTACCATCTGAGCCACATATAGTGTGGTCTTGTTCTTTTCACCCCCAATCACTTGGCTCTTATATCATGATCAGTGTTGTCACAATCAGATCACCATACCATCACATCAGATGCAACAATAATGTTGCAGTTTCCTATTAAGTGCAAACTGATCTGTCTTAGATGCATATTGTTACTTAATTACTGGGATATATGGGATTAACTCTGTGATGGAAATGATCATTAAGCCTTAGAGTTGTGGTTTGGTGGTACCTTTAGACAACTGAGGATTCTGAAGGATTCTGTTGTCTGAAGATTGTAGGGCACTGCCACACTTGTTGTTGTGCAAGTTGCAGGATAAGCTCCAATGTTGATAAGCTATCTGAGGTCAGATTCATCTCTTGTTGGTACTCATCTGATGGATCTCATTGTCTGAGGAATCCATGGCCTCCCACACTTGCTGTTGGAGAGGCTGTGGAAGTGGCTCCTATCTGAGTTGTGCTCAAAAGTTCTTGGATCTGAAGACCACAAGTTCTTCAATTTGTTTCCAGGGAGCACATTAAATGATCAaacttgatgtttgatacataagAGTCTCACTACCTTTAGCTTTTCTCcacacataaaataaaataaagccaATATTTTTCTCATAAATAAAGGGGGATTTTCTTGTtatttcatatattattattatttctcacaTATTATTATTTCTTGGATGTTCAATGGAGAagattgcagcagcaataagaACAAAAAGCCAAACATAAAAAATGATACGAATCAAAGCAAGGCTGAAGCGGGTCCCATTTCCTCTTGTGACTCAATGATAACATTTCAACAGGACTACCCGCTTTTAATTTCCCTCACGTGGCATGGGCTCCACCCACAACAAGATATCTCAAACTATTTCAATAACTTGATTGAGGATCTATATTTTCTAAATAAAAAGAAGTCTGTGCCAATTATTTTGCTTAtgtactctttttctttttcctaaaATGTGATTTTCCATGACAATACCATATTTGTACTCCCAatagtaatattatttttatattctctTTATGAAAGGATTTTGACTTATATACCTCTCAACATATTGATCAatgtattaatataatatatgacacttgatctttaataaaaaaattatgataaatgaCATCAGGTAACACTTGGGTTATCTCTTTCTTTCATGAAACTTTCGAATATTCTTTATTAActtaatatcaaaaaaaaatttattggataATCAAAATATGTTTGAACATATGGATGTTAAAACAAGGGCTAATATTTTATAAGATAATTACGTTGAAACTTCACATAATCGTAATGAAGATCCCGTAGCATTGTCCCAAACTCGAtccaaaaacctttcgttcaacaTCTTGCATTACTTCGACATTGAAACTTCTTCAATAACTACGGGTCAAATAACTTATGATAAGCTTCTCTTCATCACCTTACCAACAAAAGCCCTTACTATTATTAAGAGAAGAAATTATTGATGTCTTAGTCAACCCGATATAGTTTAGACCTGTATGCGTAGAGTTGTTAAAGGTGCCTTTGAGGTAGAAACATCGAGTTCCTAAGATATCACCTACACGAAGACTGAGGTTGAGAGCGATTTCTCGATCTGATCCCTCTAACACTCAAGTTAGTAATCTAAAGTATATAAGCGTGGATGTAAGTAGTCAAAAAGGTAATCCCACTCTTTTATTGTGTTGAAGATGAGCCTTTATATCTAGTCATAaagggataaaatattttataaaatatataattgagAGATAGCCTCTAACTCTCCAATAACCTCCCCTTGGCCTCTTATCTACACAGATAATAAGAGGGGGATAGCTCATAACTATCTACCTTAGAGCCTTACATGGACAGATGGATAAATGATGACTTCCACCTTCTCCTTCCACTATGGACACCTAAGTGGTGGTCATGTATCAGATGACGATTGACTAATAGTGTGCTCTATATCATTTGTCCCCCTTTCATGGTGTGCTTTGAGATTCTCATGAGAGGGATTCAAAGTGCAACGTCTAATTCATTTGATACATTAAGCTTATGTCTTTTTGACTAGTGCTCCAACTTCATGCATTAGGCGAAGGCCGATAGGTCAAGGGGCACCTATATCTTGAATTGATGAGCTTTGTCCATCGACAAGAGGTCACTCCTTGTCAACAAGCCCTCCTTGGTAGAGGAAAGATCCATGTCGATGTGAGCCTAACCCTCCTTTAAGTGTGGAGGGTCGTGAGCACTACTGGTGATGATCACTCATTGATCTATGTCTCGTATTGTTGAGGGATGCATCTTGGTTGAATGAGATTAGGTTTTTCGACCTCCACGTCTCTTCTCGACCTGGTCGGGTTTATCAACTACCACAACTCAAGTAGTGGAGGGGTCAGATTTTTCGACCTCTACTCCTCAACAATAACTGTAGGCAAGGAGAGGATCAGATTTCCCGACCTCCATGCCTCAGGGTTGTCCTTGGGTTTTTTAATGTCCTCTTTCTAGCAAAAAAAGTATTAAGGAAAGAAGTCTGAGACCGATAGAGGTTTCCCTTCAAACTAAAGTGGTTTAGACCTATATGCATTGGATTGTTCGAGGTACCACTTACATAAAGACCGAGACCGATAAAGGTTTCTCGACTCGATCCCTTCGACACCCAAGTTAGTAACCCAAAGTATATGGGTATGAACGTGAATAGTAAAAAAGGTGATCCCCCTTCTTTTATAATATTGAAGATGAGCTTTTATATATGGTCCTAAGAGGtagaatattttatataatattctaTGAGAAGGTAGCCTCTAATCGCCTCCATTTTGCATCTTTTCAACACAAGCAACAATGCGTGGATAACCTACAATCACCTATCTTTGAGCTTTGCTCATATGAGTAgcctctttcttctccttccaCCTTGGACACCATATAATGATAATGTCGAATGATGATTGGCTGACAGTATATTCCCTATCAACTATCCTAATCTAATAGGTCCAAGCATTGGCTAGATTAATATTTCTCTCCTACCCGGTTCACTTAACTCAATTAATAGAGAGAAATTATCCCTTATGTCATTTGCTAGTATTGTTAGGAAACCACCAATTATCTATCTAAAACTACTATAAAATGTCAATGAATATATTACAATTAAATTTTGAtggtaagaaaaaaagaaaaaaagaaaaaagaaggtagataaaatattccaattaaggaGGTATGACGTTTATGTTCACCAATTGATTGATTAAAGAGTGAAGGTTCCTCTTGAGAGGCTCGACCACCTTTATAGAAATATTTCATGCTCCATAATATCTAATATACTAATGTATTACTTTATATTATAGAGAAAGGAGTTCTTTAGACTCTCAAACAATAAAATCATCGAGAATATAAAGAAGATAAAACGAAGTAATATTGATTCACCATCACCGTAATAGAAAAAAATTACAccgatttaaaaatataaattaaataacttatCAATGATctaataataattaattgatCAAGATAACTATCTTTATAACCCCAAtgtctaattaaataataaattaatatgataATAAATAGACTTATTTCATAATGAGGATAATATTACCACTCAAAAGTCctactttaaaaataatttagccAAAAAAGACATAtaaagattcaaaaataatgTTCATGGATTCTCAATATCTTGATTACCATGCATTTCAAAATATCGATGAATATCGTTCATGCTTATTAgttgaatataaaaaatatatatttaaatttaataaatatataataaatctgaaattaaaatttgagtacataaaatattatttactttTTAACAATTAAGTGACCCTCATATTTATTAATATCATAGaggtattaattttatttttaatttcacttatgaaataatatatcgatggtatatatatatatatatatatatatatataacttaaattTAAAGAGGCAAATGCAAAATTCATTGAATTGGAGGATTATACAAGATATGAAACGACGCATCCAATCCACCGAACCCAACTTGCAGGTGGCCTTCATGGACCCCGAACATTCCGGATCCAATGATTATACCAATTACGATTCAGGTTCATCTACATGCCAAGCCGCTGGTCTGAATGCGGGTAACGCGCGTCCGTCTACGTCGTCAGTGGATAATCTTGGATCCTGTCTGGTCCCGGACAAGAAATCTCCCATCCAATGAGGGGAAAGCCTTCCAGAGTCCTTTATCGCCTCACGACCTGCATGGAAGTCATTTATTAGACTCAGACTCACGTGCATGTCAGGTGCGAGCAATCATCCCGAGCTGGCCCCCACCACCTTTCTCCATCCCACCAATAACAAGTTTGCCTTAGAATCCGAAGCTACCCTTACGTTCATGCCATAATTACGGCCACGCCGCACCAGGGTAAGGGATCCTCTGCAATTATGACTGTTTCCGTCCTCTTCCAATTCCGACAGCGTCCTTACCATTAACGCCATTGACCGATGATTGATGCTTGGACGTACCGATGAGATGAATTGTAGAGGATCCCAAGACTCTTGCCGCACACGATCCGTGCGCCACAAGTTTTTGTCATGGCTGTCAACCCAAAATATGATCGCTAAGCTAATTCCAGCTAACCCTTTCTTGATAGCCAATGAGAATTCCCACTGGATTGTTTGAGCTAAATTACTAAATCAAAGTGACTTAAATTATTTCCACATAAACTTAGTCAAAGTTCTATTGACCTGATTTAGTTGCATTCCCCAGTATATTTTATTTTACTGATATGTCATGTGTGGAAGGCAAATATGGCATTTAATTATTTCCTGAAATTACTATATGAAACAATGCTCTAAAATAAAAATGCCAATTAATAATATACCAAAAAATAATTATCACAGAGAACTCCATGAAGCTTCGTGGGGTGAACGTACACCGTAGATCACAATAACATGATCACAATCTTCACATGTAGGGTTGTTGATGAAGATCCGAGGCTTAATTATATACACTGGTGAATAGTATCCAAAGGTTCATGGACAGTATGGCCTTGGTCGTAAATATCGGCAACGAGAGGGGCATTTTGTTATTGAGAAATATTAAAAGCCGCGCTGCCGCCTCAACGATGGCTGCCGTTATCGTGTTCGGATCCGTGAGTCTCCGCACGATCCGATATCGGCCGCGTCGCTCTTCCTCCGGCTCCGGTCGATTGAACGGGGGATTGGAACTCCGGAGCGTTGACCTCGTAGTGGTCCTTGGTTTTGGTTGCTACTGGGGATTTGAACCCCGGAGTTTTGATTTCTCCGGCGGAGGTCCGAGGAAGTGAGCGAAGGTTGGACTTTTTGGGGGGGAGGAAGACGGGGATATGGGGCTCCAGTGGCGCACCGGATGGTTGTGGACGGCGGTTCTGGTCGCGTTGGTGGCGGCAGCAGTGGTGGTGGCGGACCGCGGACTGAAGCCCGAGGAGGCGGCTGCTGACGTCGTCGCCGTGGAAGAGGTTGGGCTGTCGGATTACGTGCTGAAGGTGGTGGACTTCTTGTGGCAGCCGGATAAATCTTCCTACCAACACGTTTGGCCGGTAAAGATGACATTTTAAGCCTTGAACTTTTCATTCTTTCCGATCTCTTTGGGTCACCTTTCTGTCTATTGCCAATGCATTTACTTCAAATTTCCCCCTTTTTTGTGAAGCCCATGAAATTAGGGTGGCAAATCGTCGTCGGAACAATCATCGGGTTCTTGGGATCCGCGTTTGGTAGCGTCGGAGGTGTCGGTGGGGGTGGGATTTACGTCCCCATGCTCACGCTTATCATTGGATTCGATGCGAAGTCTTCGACTGCTATGTCAAAATGTGAGACCCTGTACAATGCATATACTGGTAGATTCTGCTAATTTTGTGCAAACATCCACGTCAATGAAGCTAAGGGAGATGCAGAAAACAAAAGAGGGCCTTTTTGGTACTTGGTGTATATAGTCTGTTCTGCAGTAGATCACACATTTCTATTAGTATTGTTTATTGCTGTTTCTTTCTAGTTATTTTAATCTGTAGCACATCTATCTTGTGTTTCTCACAGTTTGGATCCAGTTCTTGTTCCTTAGATTTTTCTTCGTAACTTTTATATATGTTCATATGCTGAAGTCGAAGTGTAAACCTCGGACAGGTATGATCATGGGCGCAGCTGGATCAACTGTTTGGTACAATCTGAAGCTCAGGCATCCGACTCTGGATATGCCCATCATTGACTATGATCTGGCTTTGCTTTTCCAACCAATGCTAATGCTGGGGATTAGCATTGGGGTCGCATTCAATGTCATCTTTGCTGATTGGATGGTCACTGTCCTTCTGATTATTCTCTTCATTGGTAATTAAGTCATTTTTTTTAATGTGACTCTTCTTTTTCTCACAAGTGGTGTAAGGTTTGGATGCTTATTGTATGTGGCTGCTGTTGTTAGGTACATCAAGTAAAGCATTTTTGAAGGGTGTAGAGACATGGAAGAAAGAGACAATAATGAAGAAGGTGCTGATTGTTTCTAGCTCATCTTAAAGCTAAATTGATGATCCTAATTCAGTTGTATACTAAATTGCCTGATCTATGTTTTTGAATTttaggaggcagcgatgcttaaaGAGTCCAATGGTAAGTAAGCTGATCAATTTGTTTTACAGTCCATGAAAGTGTTGAAAAAAAGATATAAGATCCAATTGCTCATCTATTTCAAGCAGGAAGAGAAGAAATAGAATACAACGCTCTACCTTCTGGTCCTGGAAATTCAAGTACAAAGGCTCGACGCAAAGAGGTATATATGCAGCAGGCAGCACTCTTTTTGGTTGTACCATGACCTACGGAGAACTAAGATAATTAGACAAACATTGCAGGTCCCTGTCATGGAGAATGTCTGCTGGAAGGAGCTTGGTCTTCTTTCCTTTGTATGGATAACTTTCCTTATCCTGCAGGTTTTAAAGGTGATAAATCTGATCCTAGGCATGTAAAATCAATGCTGTTACGACATATATGAGATTGATGAGTGGCACGCCTTGTTTTCATCTCTCTTCAGCAAAATTACACATCGACCTGTTCTCTGTGGTACTGGATTCTGAACTTGCTTCAGGTTAGTCTCATGCTTTTGCATACAACGAATGAGTAAAGTTTAGTGGTGATCTAAAGACGACTTCTGTTGTTACACCTATATTGCTAAATGCTTTGCAGGTTCCTGTATCTTTGGGAGTATCAGGCTATGAAGCTGTTAGCTTATATAAAGGAAAGAGAATAATTTCATCAAAGGGGGAGGAAGGAACAAGCTTTACAGTTCTTCATCTTGTTTTTTACTGCTGCATTGGTATCCTTGCTGGTGTAGTTGGAGGGCTGCTTGGCCTCGGAGGAGGGTTTATTTTGGGCCCTGTTTTCTTGGAGCTTGGTGTTCCTCCACAGGTGCTTGCATCTTTATTCCTTTTATGACTGCTATCCAATTTCTGAAATTTCTTGTAGTTGTTTATTGCACTTGTGATTATAAAGAGAGCACACTATTCTGAAAGTCTTGCTTATGAAGTGTGATGCTATGTCTATGTTAGATCAACATAATTTTGGATCATCAAGAATCATGTGACAACGGTTCTAACATGAGTCAGAGAATATTGTTCTTGTTCTCTTTTGATCTTGTGGCTTAACTCAAAATGATATAGCAATTGATAATCGGTTCCACTGGATTCATTGTCCTCACAACCACGGTCACCTCAATGATTTAAGTATGATTTAGTGATTTAATGGATAGTTCGGTTAGTTTTTAAACATCTTATGGTTTAAAATGTTATGCCTATGTTGAATTGGACGTGCAACATATGCATGGCTCattgatattgatatgataacaTTTGTTAAATAGGTCGGTGTTTGGAGGTCTGTTGGATTAGAAGGTTCATACATTTTTCAGATTGGGCATGTACAAACAGGCTCATGATTTATTGATATCGATATGATTTTGTGAAACTACTGTTTCTGGATAAACAGGCTTATGAACTCATTGAAAGTTAGGTTAGCATCTGGAGGTCTCTGGTCTTAAAAAGGTTATACATGTTGAATTGGGCATGCAAAAAATGTATGTCTCGCCGATATAAATTTGACAATGCTTGTTGATTTGTGAAGTGGGCAGTGAACAACTCATGGTTCatcaatattaatataataatgtgAATCTACTTTTTC contains the following coding sequences:
- the LOC135639890 gene encoding sulfite exporter TauE/SafE family protein 3-like isoform X2; its protein translation is MGLQWRTGWLWTAVLVALVAAAVVVADRGLKPEEAAADVVAVEEVGLSDYVLKVVDFLWQPDKSSYQHVWPPMKLGWQIVVGTIIGFLGSAFGSVGGVGGGGIYVPMLTLIIGFDAKSSTAMSKCMIMGAAGSTVWYNLKLRHPTLDMPIIDYDLALLFQPMLMLGISIGVAFNVIFADWMVTVLLIILFIGTSSKAFLKGVETWKKETIMKKEAAMLKESNGREEIEYNALPSGPGNSSTKARRKEVPVMENVCWKELGLLSFVWITFLILQVLKQNYTSTCSLWYWILNLLQVPVSLGVSGYEAVSLYKGKRIISSKGEEGTSFTVLHLVFYCCIGILAGVVGGLLGLGGGFILGPVFLELGVPPQVSSATATFAMTFSSSMSVVEYYLLKRFPIPYALYFVAVALVAALVGQHIVKRLIEILGRASLIIFILAFTIFVSAISLGGVGISNMVQKIQHHEYMGFDNLCKYEA
- the LOC135639890 gene encoding sulfite exporter TauE/SafE family protein 3-like isoform X1, translating into MGLQWRTGWLWTAVLVALVAAAVVVADRGLKPEEAAADVVAVEEVGLSDYVLKVVDFLWQPDKSSYQHVWPPMKLGWQIVVGTIIGFLGSAFGSVGGVGGGGIYVPMLTLIIGFDAKSSTAMSKCMIMGAAGSTVWYNLKLRHPTLDMPIIDYDLALLFQPMLMLGISIGVAFNVIFADWMVTVLLIILFIGTSSKAFLKGVETWKKETIMKKEAAMLKESNAGREEIEYNALPSGPGNSSTKARRKEVPVMENVCWKELGLLSFVWITFLILQVLKQNYTSTCSLWYWILNLLQVPVSLGVSGYEAVSLYKGKRIISSKGEEGTSFTVLHLVFYCCIGILAGVVGGLLGLGGGFILGPVFLELGVPPQVSSATATFAMTFSSSMSVVEYYLLKRFPIPYALYFVAVALVAALVGQHIVKRLIEILGRASLIIFILAFTIFVSAISLGGVGISNMVQKIQHHEYMGFDNLCKYEA